A stretch of the uncultured Cohaesibacter sp. genome encodes the following:
- a CDS encoding sugar phosphate isomerase/epimerase, with amino-acid sequence MKTIKGPALFLAQFASDDAPFNSWADITRWAADCGYKGVQVPSWDGRLIDLDKASNSKDYCDEFKGVASEAGVEVTELSTHLQGQLVAVHPAYDEAFDGFAAPEVRGNPKARQLWAVDQVKKALMASRLMGIRNHATFSGALCWPYMYPWPQRPAGLVEAAFDELAARWQPLLDFADECDVNLCYEIHPGEDLHDGVSFEMFLERVNNHSRANMLYDPSHYVLQCLDYLDNFDIYKDRIKMFHVKDAEFNPTGRQGVYGGYQSWVDRAGRFRSLGDGQVDFGAIFSKFAANDFDGWAVVEWECCLKHPEDGAREGAQFVSDHIIRVTEKAFDDFADGGADDAMNRKMLGLED; translated from the coding sequence ATGAAAACCATTAAGGGTCCGGCGCTGTTTCTGGCACAATTTGCCAGCGACGACGCACCATTCAACAGCTGGGCCGACATCACCCGCTGGGCTGCGGATTGCGGCTATAAAGGCGTACAGGTCCCCTCTTGGGATGGCCGCCTGATTGATCTGGACAAGGCCTCCAATTCAAAAGACTATTGCGACGAATTCAAGGGCGTTGCGTCCGAGGCCGGTGTGGAAGTCACCGAATTGTCGACCCATTTGCAGGGTCAGCTGGTTGCTGTCCATCCCGCCTATGACGAAGCCTTTGACGGCTTTGCCGCCCCGGAAGTGCGCGGCAATCCAAAGGCCCGCCAGCTCTGGGCCGTTGATCAGGTCAAAAAGGCCCTGATGGCCTCGCGCCTGATGGGAATACGCAATCACGCCACCTTCTCCGGCGCGCTGTGCTGGCCCTACATGTATCCATGGCCACAACGCCCCGCAGGTTTGGTGGAAGCGGCATTTGACGAGCTGGCCGCCCGCTGGCAACCCTTGCTCGATTTCGCGGATGAATGCGATGTCAATCTTTGCTACGAAATCCATCCTGGCGAAGACCTGCATGATGGTGTGAGCTTTGAGATGTTCCTTGAGCGCGTCAACAACCATTCCCGCGCCAACATGCTCTATGACCCATCGCACTATGTCCTGCAGTGCCTTGACTATCTGGATAATTTCGACATCTACAAAGACCGGATCAAGATGTTCCACGTCAAGGACGCCGAGTTCAACCCCACCGGACGCCAAGGTGTTTATGGCGGATATCAGAGTTGGGTTGACCGGGCAGGTCGCTTCCGCTCGCTGGGCGATGGACAGGTCGATTTCGGCGCGATCTTCTCGAAATTTGCCGCCAATGACTTTGACGGCTGGGCTGTTGTCGAATGGGAATGCTGCCTCAAGCATCCTGAAGATGGTGCCCGCGAAGGCGCGCAGTTCGTTTCGGACCATATCATCCGCGTCACCGAGAAAGCCTTTGACGACTTTGCCGATGGTGGCGCAGACGATGCCATGAACCGCAAGATGCTCGGACTGGAGGATTAA
- a CDS encoding sugar ABC transporter ATP-binding protein, which translates to MLEKCLDDAPILAAQRVSKSFGSVPVLFSINFEICAGEVHAVIGENGAGKSTLMKILSGFHPATSGTILLDGEPVILPPNGQAEDLGIVLIHQELNLAEQMTVEENIFLGREHITKGFLKRSEMHDEVLKMLTEIGLDISPDDRISSLSIAQKQMVEIVKAMSRNARILIMDEPTAVLTEAETDLFFKQVRRLKAQGTAVMFVSHKLKEVAAIADRITILRDGQWITTKPTEDFTLDTMAQMMVGRELSDLFPPMTEADYDAERVLEVKNLSTDLVKKASFSLRKGEILGFSGLIGSGRTELFEAICGLRSMTSGHIILFGEEAHIRSAADARNAGIAYLTKDRKGKGLLVDKQMQPNLTLFALPKFLKGVLIDRKGEEQALRRGVRRFDIRARDPNCKVSEMSGGNQQKLLLAKVMECDPRIVIVDEPTRGIDVGTKQQIYHFIAALAAEGMSVVVISSEMPEIIGICHRVIVMREGRITGELTGDAINEHEIVRFAAGLKEEASA; encoded by the coding sequence GTGTTGGAAAAGTGTCTTGACGACGCTCCGATTCTGGCTGCGCAAAGGGTAAGCAAATCCTTTGGCTCGGTGCCCGTCCTATTCTCCATCAATTTCGAGATCTGTGCAGGCGAAGTGCATGCGGTGATCGGAGAGAATGGCGCGGGCAAATCCACCCTCATGAAAATTCTCTCGGGCTTCCACCCTGCCACGTCTGGCACGATCCTTCTGGATGGTGAGCCGGTGATCCTGCCCCCCAACGGACAGGCGGAAGATCTCGGCATTGTATTGATCCACCAGGAGCTCAATCTCGCCGAGCAAATGACGGTGGAAGAGAATATTTTCCTAGGCCGCGAACATATCACCAAAGGCTTCCTCAAGCGCTCGGAAATGCATGACGAAGTCCTCAAGATGCTGACAGAGATTGGTCTGGACATCTCCCCCGATGATCGCATTTCGAGCCTGTCGATTGCCCAGAAGCAAATGGTCGAGATCGTCAAGGCGATGAGCCGCAATGCCCGCATCCTGATCATGGATGAGCCGACAGCGGTGTTGACCGAAGCGGAGACGGACCTGTTTTTCAAGCAGGTCAGACGCCTCAAGGCGCAAGGCACTGCAGTTATGTTTGTCTCGCACAAATTGAAGGAAGTCGCCGCCATCGCCGACCGCATCACCATTCTGCGTGATGGCCAGTGGATCACCACCAAGCCGACCGAGGATTTCACCCTCGATACCATGGCACAAATGATGGTGGGCCGCGAATTGTCCGACCTCTTCCCGCCCATGACCGAAGCCGACTATGACGCAGAGCGGGTGCTGGAAGTAAAGAATCTAAGCACCGATCTGGTCAAGAAAGCCTCCTTCTCCCTGCGCAAGGGCGAAATTCTGGGATTTTCAGGACTGATTGGCTCAGGCCGAACCGAGCTGTTCGAGGCCATTTGCGGTCTGCGCTCCATGACATCGGGTCATATCATCCTGTTTGGCGAGGAGGCCCATATCCGCTCTGCCGCTGACGCGCGCAATGCTGGCATCGCCTATCTTACCAAGGACCGCAAGGGCAAGGGACTGCTGGTTGATAAGCAAATGCAGCCGAACCTAACCCTTTTTGCCTTGCCGAAATTCCTCAAAGGCGTGCTGATCGACCGAAAGGGCGAAGAACAGGCCCTGCGCCGCGGCGTCCGCCGGTTTGACATCCGCGCCCGCGATCCCAACTGCAAGGTCTCGGAAATGTCTGGCGGCAACCAGCAAAAATTGCTGCTCGCCAAGGTTATGGAATGCGACCCGCGGATTGTCATTGTCGACGAACCGACCCGCGGCATTGATGTGGGTACCAAGCAGCAAATCTATCATTTCATCGCGGCGCTGGCAGCCGAAGGCATGTCGGTCGTCGTCATCTCATCGGAAATGCCCGAAATCATCGGGATCTGTCATCGGGTGATTGTGATGCGTGAAGGCCGCATCACCGGAGAGCTCACCGGCGATGCCATCAACGAACATGAAATAGTCCGCTTCGCGGCCGGCTTGAAGGAGGAGGCCAGCGCATGA
- a CDS encoding LacI family DNA-binding transcriptional regulator, with translation MEPTGKKAATIEDVAKLAGVSIATVSRAMRTPEKVAESTRKKVTAAIARTGYTVNAMAQNLRMQRSKMVMALAPSISDPNFSGILVGLEKVANQRGYGVLIGNTEGNVEHEEKYLHFLSTGLVDGLVLLTGHLPVAGWPDRHASSFPPMVAACNPIEHTEVSYVGVDDTAAAKVATEYLISLGHRRIAYVSGQQGSMVDDMRYAGYCQAMLESFDRPDIWKVRGDGSTEGGRAAVETLFIRDTLPTAFFCFSDSTAIGVISALNSRGMRVPHDFSVVGFDDIPFSSHITPALTTIRQPRTHIGEIAMTELLDMLNNQGRKLARTLLHGDLIVRSSCSTPHAID, from the coding sequence TTGGAACCGACAGGAAAAAAAGCTGCCACCATTGAAGATGTGGCCAAGCTTGCCGGGGTTTCGATTGCCACCGTCAGTCGGGCGATGCGAACGCCTGAGAAGGTGGCCGAAAGCACCCGCAAAAAGGTCACTGCCGCCATTGCGCGCACTGGCTATACGGTCAATGCCATGGCGCAGAATTTGCGCATGCAGCGCTCCAAGATGGTGATGGCGCTGGCACCGTCCATTTCTGATCCGAATTTTTCAGGTATTTTGGTGGGGCTTGAAAAAGTCGCCAACCAGCGGGGCTATGGGGTGCTGATTGGCAACACCGAGGGCAATGTGGAGCATGAGGAAAAGTATCTCCACTTCCTTTCGACCGGCCTGGTGGATGGTCTGGTTCTGTTGACGGGGCATTTGCCCGTCGCCGGATGGCCAGATCGCCATGCATCTAGCTTCCCGCCAATGGTTGCTGCCTGCAACCCGATTGAACATACCGAGGTTTCCTACGTCGGGGTCGATGATACGGCGGCGGCCAAGGTGGCCACAGAATATCTGATTTCGCTCGGTCATCGCAGGATCGCCTATGTGTCCGGGCAGCAAGGCAGCATGGTCGATGACATGCGCTATGCGGGCTATTGTCAGGCGATGCTCGAGTCGTTTGATCGGCCCGACATCTGGAAGGTGCGCGGGGATGGCTCGACCGAAGGCGGACGCGCTGCGGTGGAAACGCTGTTCATTCGCGATACGTTGCCAACGGCTTTCTTCTGTTTTAGCGACAGCACGGCCATCGGTGTGATCAGCGCGCTGAATTCAAGAGGGATGCGGGTGCCTCATGATTTTTCAGTTGTCGGCTTTGATGATATTCCCTTCTCCAGCCATATCACGCCAGCACTGACGACCATCCGCCAGCCGCGCACGCATATCGGCGAGATTGCCATGACCGAGTTGCTTGATATGCTCAACAATCAGGGGCGCAAATTGGCCCGGACGCTGTTGCATGGGGATCTGATCGTGCGCAGTTCATGCTCAACGCCGCACGCCATCGATTGA
- a CDS encoding Gfo/Idh/MocA family oxidoreductase, with protein MAITGRNESLGGRIRLGMVGGGNDAFIGGVHRIASRIDDKYQLVAGALSSTPEKSHASAAALGLDPERSYDNFTLMAEMEANREDGIEAVSIVTPNHMHFAAAIEFLRRGIHVICDKPLTSTLEDAEKLVKEAEQSDALFILTHNYTGYPMVRQAREMIANGDIGTIRVVQVEYPQDWLTEFADFKQAAWRTDPARSGAGGSTGDIGTHAFNLASFVTGLELESLAADLQSFVPGRQVDDNGHVMMRFKGGARGMLWCSQVAPGNENALKLRVYGVKGGLEWSQEDPNYLWFTPFGEPKRLITRNGAGASDVAGRLSRVPSGHPEGYLEGFANIYSEAAAAILAKRDGSPPDPAVTYPTVQDGLKGVQFIDACVRSSKDNAAWVTIG; from the coding sequence ATGGCCATCACCGGACGCAATGAGAGCCTTGGCGGCCGCATCCGCCTTGGCATGGTGGGCGGCGGCAACGACGCCTTCATCGGCGGTGTACATCGCATCGCTTCGCGCATTGATGACAAATATCAGCTGGTCGCAGGTGCACTCTCCTCGACGCCTGAAAAATCTCACGCCTCGGCAGCAGCCTTGGGACTGGATCCCGAGCGCAGCTACGACAATTTCACCCTGATGGCGGAAATGGAGGCCAACCGCGAGGATGGCATTGAGGCGGTATCGATCGTTACCCCAAACCACATGCATTTCGCCGCAGCGATCGAGTTTCTGCGCCGGGGCATCCATGTCATTTGCGACAAACCCCTGACCTCCACTTTGGAAGACGCAGAAAAGCTCGTCAAAGAGGCCGAACAGTCCGACGCTCTGTTCATCCTGACCCACAATTACACCGGCTACCCAATGGTGCGTCAGGCCCGCGAAATGATTGCCAACGGCGACATTGGCACCATCCGCGTGGTGCAGGTGGAATATCCGCAAGACTGGCTGACTGAATTTGCCGATTTCAAACAGGCCGCATGGCGCACCGATCCCGCTCGCTCTGGCGCGGGTGGGTCCACCGGCGACATCGGCACCCATGCCTTCAATCTGGCAAGCTTTGTCACCGGACTGGAGCTGGAAAGCCTCGCCGCAGACCTGCAATCCTTCGTGCCGGGCCGTCAGGTCGATGACAATGGCCATGTGATGATGCGCTTCAAGGGCGGTGCCCGAGGCATGCTCTGGTGCAGTCAGGTGGCTCCGGGCAACGAAAATGCCTTGAAGCTCCGTGTCTATGGCGTCAAGGGCGGACTGGAATGGAGCCAGGAAGACCCGAACTATCTCTGGTTCACGCCCTTTGGTGAACCCAAACGCCTGATCACGCGCAACGGAGCCGGGGCCAGTGATGTGGCAGGCAGACTGAGCCGCGTTCCATCCGGACATCCAGAAGGCTATCTTGAAGGCTTTGCCAACATCTACAGCGAAGCTGCAGCCGCCATTCTGGCCAAACGGGACGGGTCACCGCCGGATCCGGCCGTGACCTATCCAACCGTTCAGGACGGGCTGAAGGGCGTTCAGTTCATTGATGCCTGTGTTCGATCATCAAAGGACAATGCCGCCTGGGTCACCATCGGCTAG
- a CDS encoding ABC transporter ATP-binding protein — protein sequence MTALTLKNVCKAFGKTEVLKDINIDVEEGEFVVFVGPSGCGKSTLLRVIAGLEDASSGEVSIAGEVVNNVPPSKRGIAMVFQSYALYPHLNVANNMSLALKQEGIPKDQITARVNEASRMLKLGEYLTRYPSELSGGQRQRVAIGRAIVRQPKLFLLDEPLSNLDAALRMNTRIEIANLHKQLNASMIYVTHDQTEAMTLADKIVVLRDGRVEQIGSPMDLYNQPANKFVAGFLGSPAMNFLPASLLEAGDSRVIGLRPEDLYLADDGPLTADVQLVEHLGGDTNVITKIANIDSTVRLFGQHNIHPGQKLTLGFDPAKLHYFDS from the coding sequence GTGACCGCGCTGACCCTGAAAAATGTATGCAAGGCCTTTGGCAAGACCGAGGTTCTCAAAGACATCAATATTGACGTTGAAGAAGGCGAATTCGTCGTCTTTGTCGGCCCGTCCGGCTGCGGCAAGTCCACTTTGCTGCGGGTGATTGCAGGCCTTGAGGATGCCTCCTCCGGCGAGGTGTCCATTGCTGGCGAAGTCGTCAACAATGTGCCGCCCTCCAAGCGCGGCATCGCCATGGTGTTCCAGTCTTACGCCCTTTATCCGCATCTCAATGTTGCCAACAACATGTCGCTGGCCTTGAAGCAGGAAGGGATACCCAAAGACCAGATCACTGCCCGAGTCAATGAAGCCTCGCGCATGCTGAAACTCGGTGAGTATCTGACCCGCTATCCGTCCGAATTGTCCGGCGGCCAGCGCCAACGCGTCGCCATTGGCCGCGCCATTGTGCGCCAGCCCAAGCTGTTCCTGTTGGATGAGCCTTTATCGAACCTCGATGCAGCGCTCAGAATGAACACTCGCATCGAGATCGCCAATCTGCATAAGCAGCTCAATGCTTCGATGATCTATGTGACCCACGACCAGACCGAAGCGATGACCCTGGCTGACAAGATCGTCGTCCTGCGCGATGGTCGGGTCGAGCAGATCGGCAGCCCGATGGATCTCTATAACCAACCGGCCAACAAATTCGTTGCGGGTTTCCTTGGGTCCCCGGCAATGAATTTCCTGCCCGCCTCCCTGCTGGAAGCAGGCGACAGCCGCGTCATCGGCCTGCGCCCCGAAGATCTCTATCTTGCAGATGACGGCCCGCTAACCGCCGATGTGCAGCTTGTAGAACATCTGGGTGGCGACACCAATGTCATCACTAAGATTGCAAATATCGATTCCACCGTGCGCCTGTTCGGACAGCACAACATCCATCCCGGTCAAAAACTCACGCTGGGCTTTGATCCGGCAAAACTGCACTATTTCGACAGCTAG
- a CDS encoding Gfo/Idh/MocA family oxidoreductase, with protein sequence MIRTLIAGLGNMGFAHALAHHHHPSSEIVGLVARSPAAQKDALADYPFFDDFHQALSETKPDLVVIATYTDTHVDFACAAMEAGSHVFVEKPLAMSVADAERVVATAKRTKRKLVVGYILRHHPSWIRFVQEARALGGPYVFRLNLNQQSSGAEWETHKALMQTTSPIVDCGVHYVDVMCQITDAKPVSVNGMGLRLSDEIAEDMYNYGQLQVTFADGSIGWYEAGWGPMMSETAFFVKDIVSPNGSVSITDGNKGASADIDGHTKVGGLLVHKPEGDKTIDLAGEPGHNELCANEQDFILRAIKDDIDLERHMQDAVQSLAICLAADQSIRTGKPVMLEETTL encoded by the coding sequence ATGATCAGAACCCTGATTGCAGGCCTTGGCAATATGGGCTTTGCCCATGCCCTCGCCCACCATCATCACCCGAGTTCGGAAATTGTCGGCCTCGTGGCACGCTCGCCAGCCGCCCAGAAAGACGCGCTGGCAGACTATCCTTTCTTTGACGACTTTCATCAAGCGCTGAGCGAGACCAAACCCGACCTCGTTGTGATCGCCACCTATACAGACACCCATGTCGACTTTGCCTGCGCGGCAATGGAAGCCGGGTCCCATGTCTTTGTCGAAAAACCACTGGCCATGAGCGTGGCGGATGCGGAACGGGTGGTCGCCACCGCCAAGCGGACCAAGCGCAAACTGGTGGTCGGCTATATCCTGCGCCATCATCCATCCTGGATCCGCTTTGTCCAGGAAGCCCGTGCCCTTGGTGGTCCCTATGTCTTCCGCCTCAATCTCAATCAGCAATCGAGCGGCGCGGAATGGGAAACCCACAAGGCCCTGATGCAAACCACCAGCCCGATTGTCGATTGCGGCGTCCACTATGTTGATGTGATGTGCCAGATCACCGACGCCAAGCCCGTCAGCGTCAATGGCATGGGACTGCGCCTGTCCGACGAGATCGCCGAGGACATGTATAATTACGGCCAGTTGCAAGTCACCTTCGCCGACGGCTCGATCGGCTGGTATGAGGCAGGCTGGGGGCCGATGATGTCCGAGACCGCCTTTTTCGTCAAAGACATCGTCTCCCCCAATGGCTCGGTCTCGATCACCGATGGCAACAAGGGTGCCTCGGCTGACATTGACGGCCACACCAAAGTGGGCGGCCTATTGGTCCACAAACCCGAAGGTGACAAGACCATCGATCTGGCAGGCGAGCCCGGCCATAACGAGCTTTGCGCCAATGAGCAGGATTTCATTCTGCGGGCCATCAAGGACGATATCGATCTGGAACGACATATGCAGGATGCGGTGCAATCGCTAGCCATTTGCCTTGCCGCCGACCAGAGCATCCGTACCGGCAAACCTGTAATGCTTGAGGAGACAACGCTGTGA
- a CDS encoding substrate-binding domain-containing protein — protein sequence MKAPKALFTAALTGAMMLAGTALAADKIKIGVSYPTPTHAWAAGMNWHAEKAEKRLEALYPDVDLILVNSPDPSQQASAIEDLVSVHQIDALVVLPFESEPLTDPVLNAKKSGAMITVVDRGLSQPGIEDIYVAGNNPEMGRVSAEYMKSRLKSGDNIVILRGIPTIIDNERFDAFMEVIKDTGINVLDHKHANWNRDDGFEVMQDFLSRFPDIDAVWAQDDDIAIGVVAALKQAGRDGNGMFVVGGAGMKETIKGVMDGNELVPVDVLYPPAMIATAMDVTVAAFKSNGPVAGRYILGATLITKDNAKDFYFPDSPF from the coding sequence ATGAAAGCACCCAAAGCACTATTCACCGCCGCACTGACCGGAGCGATGATGCTCGCAGGCACGGCACTCGCCGCCGACAAGATCAAGATCGGCGTGTCCTATCCAACCCCGACCCACGCTTGGGCGGCTGGCATGAACTGGCATGCCGAAAAAGCGGAAAAACGCCTCGAAGCCCTCTATCCCGATGTTGACCTGATCCTTGTCAACTCGCCGGATCCGAGCCAACAGGCATCGGCCATCGAAGATCTGGTCTCTGTCCATCAGATTGACGCCCTTGTGGTGTTGCCATTTGAATCCGAGCCCCTCACCGATCCGGTGCTCAACGCCAAGAAATCCGGCGCGATGATCACCGTTGTTGACCGTGGCCTCAGCCAGCCGGGCATCGAAGACATCTATGTTGCAGGCAACAACCCCGAAATGGGTCGTGTCTCCGCTGAATATATGAAGTCGCGCCTGAAATCCGGTGACAATATCGTCATTCTGCGCGGCATTCCCACCATCATCGACAATGAACGCTTCGACGCATTCATGGAAGTCATCAAGGATACCGGCATCAATGTGCTCGACCACAAACATGCCAACTGGAACCGTGATGATGGCTTTGAGGTCATGCAGGACTTCCTGTCTCGCTTCCCGGACATTGACGCCGTATGGGCACAAGATGACGACATCGCCATCGGTGTGGTTGCAGCTCTCAAACAGGCCGGCCGTGATGGCAATGGCATGTTCGTCGTCGGCGGCGCTGGCATGAAAGAAACCATCAAAGGCGTCATGGACGGCAACGAACTGGTACCGGTTGATGTACTTTATCCACCTGCAATGATCGCAACCGCCATGGATGTCACCGTTGCAGCCTTCAAGTCCAATGGTCCGGTGGCGGGTCGCTATATTCTCGGCGCGACCCTCATCACCAAGGACAATGCCAAGGACTTCTACTTCCCGGACTCTCCGTTCTAG
- a CDS encoding ABC transporter permease, whose protein sequence is MTENPAGKKAKSLPFATDFKTLGPAIALLLLCVIGFSLNSAFLSEGNITNLLTRSAFIGIIAVGATFVITSGGIDLSVGSMAAVIAGVMIIIMNMLVPITGTGITTVLIGCAISIGLGLGAGLVNGLLTTKGKIEAFIVTLGTMGIFRSLVTYFADGGTLSLDYGIRGTYRPVYYDSFMGLPIPVWVFISVAIIGWVLLNRTAFGRYCTAIGSNEAVAKYSAIKVDRIKTWTYVIQGICVALATIIYVPRLGSASSSTGVLWELEAIAAVIIGGTVLKGGYGRIGGTILGALILTTIGNILNFTDMISNYLNGTMQGLIIITAVWLQRGNFGRKKEAKI, encoded by the coding sequence ATGACAGAGAATCCCGCGGGCAAAAAGGCGAAAAGCCTGCCTTTTGCGACAGACTTTAAAACACTTGGGCCCGCCATCGCGCTATTGTTGCTGTGCGTTATCGGTTTTTCGCTCAACTCGGCCTTTCTGTCGGAAGGCAACATCACAAACCTGCTGACGCGCTCGGCCTTTATCGGCATCATCGCCGTTGGCGCAACCTTCGTGATTACGTCGGGCGGCATCGATCTGTCTGTCGGCTCAATGGCCGCTGTGATTGCGGGCGTCATGATCATCATCATGAACATGCTCGTGCCCATCACCGGCACCGGCATCACCACGGTGCTGATTGGATGCGCCATTTCGATTGGGCTGGGTCTTGGGGCCGGTCTGGTCAACGGACTGCTGACCACCAAGGGCAAAATCGAAGCCTTCATCGTGACCTTGGGCACCATGGGCATATTCCGCTCCCTGGTCACCTATTTCGCCGATGGCGGCACCTTGTCTCTGGACTATGGCATTCGAGGCACCTATCGCCCGGTCTATTATGACAGCTTCATGGGCCTACCCATCCCGGTTTGGGTCTTCATCAGCGTTGCCATCATCGGCTGGGTATTGCTCAACCGGACCGCCTTTGGCCGCTATTGCACGGCCATTGGCTCCAATGAGGCCGTGGCCAAATATTCCGCCATCAAGGTCGACCGCATCAAGACATGGACCTATGTCATCCAGGGCATCTGCGTCGCGCTTGCCACCATCATTTATGTGCCCCGCCTTGGCTCGGCCTCCTCTTCGACCGGTGTGTTGTGGGAGCTGGAAGCCATTGCTGCGGTGATCATTGGCGGCACGGTGCTCAAAGGTGGTTATGGCCGGATTGGTGGCACCATTCTGGGCGCCCTGATCCTGACCACCATCGGCAACATTCTCAATTTCACCGACATGATTTCCAACTATCTGAACGGCACCATGCAAGGCCTGATCATCATCACCGCTGTATGGCTCCAACGCGGCAACTTTGGCCGCAAGAAGGAAGCAAAGATCTAA
- a CDS encoding MurR/RpiR family transcriptional regulator encodes MLVRDLIEAHKADLTPAERRLVPYIKDDSLAIELKSITKLAEAADVSTPTVIRFARKLGFDGFPDMQNAIRTELAERIKQPLAKFKTKLGAEHERHVVNRFTMHVVENVNRTMNQLDYEVFDQVAEMLADTDNKIYLRGGKISQSSAFHFFNHLQIIRPNVSMLGASPSVWPQTLLDMDDKSVLILFDIRRYEQVLERLASLASLQGAKIVLFTDQWGSPIEGIADKCFRAMVEAPSSWDSTIAINLLVEAMIAQIQLLSPDESSKRIREMENMIGVTEIFRKA; translated from the coding sequence ATGCTAGTTCGTGATCTGATCGAGGCGCATAAGGCCGACCTGACCCCGGCGGAACGTCGGCTGGTGCCTTATATCAAGGATGACTCGCTGGCGATTGAATTGAAGTCGATCACCAAGCTCGCTGAGGCGGCGGATGTGTCGACACCGACCGTTATTCGGTTTGCGCGCAAGCTGGGGTTTGACGGCTTTCCCGATATGCAAAATGCCATTCGCACGGAGTTGGCCGAACGGATCAAGCAGCCGCTTGCCAAGTTCAAGACCAAGCTGGGGGCCGAGCATGAACGGCATGTGGTCAATCGCTTCACCATGCATGTGGTGGAGAATGTCAACCGGACCATGAACCAGCTTGATTATGAAGTGTTCGATCAGGTCGCCGAGATGTTGGCGGACACCGATAACAAGATCTATTTGCGCGGGGGCAAGATTTCCCAATCCAGCGCCTTTCATTTCTTCAATCACCTTCAGATCATCCGGCCCAATGTCAGCATGCTGGGGGCGTCGCCAAGCGTCTGGCCGCAGACTTTGCTTGATATGGATGACAAGTCGGTTCTGATCCTGTTTGACATTCGCCGCTATGAGCAGGTGCTGGAACGTCTTGCCTCGCTGGCTTCCTTGCAAGGGGCGAAGATTGTGCTGTTTACCGATCAATGGGGCTCGCCGATCGAGGGGATAGCCGACAAGTGTTTCCGTGCCATGGTGGAAGCACCGTCAAGTTGGGACAGCACGATTGCCATCAACCTCTTGGTTGAAGCGATGATTGCGCAGATCCAGCTCCTCAGCCCGGACGAGAGCAGCAAGCGCATCCGGGAAATGGAAAATATGATCGGTGTCACCGAAATTTTCCGCAAAGCGTGA